ATTGAGTTGGTCAACCTTCCGTAGTCCCTCGGCGGTGTCGTTCACGAAACGACGGCTGATTGTTGGCCGGCCGGCGATTACCAAGCGGCGGGTGCGGCACGAAGGTCTTGCTCAACGCGCGCTCGTAGCGCCCTCGGGTCGACGCTGAGGTCACGCAGAATAGCGCTGCCGTCGCCGGCATCGTCCTCGATCAGCGCAAGCAAGAGGTGACTGGTACCCGTGTCGGGGTGCCGGTAGGCAAGCGAGATTTCCATGGCTCGTGCCATCGCGGTGACGACGTCGGTGCCCGTGAACGGGTCGCCTGGGCGCTGGCTGCTCAGTTGCTTGGTGAGCACCTCGGCCGGCGGCTCCTCGGGCCCGCCGCGCCGTGCGGCCAGCAGGCGCAGGCGGTCGGCATCGACACCGTGGATGCGCAGGACGGCCGAACCTTGGTTGCGGCTGGAGTGATGGGCGGGCACCCGGACTCGGGCCGCCTCGAGCGAGGCGTCATGTGTGAGCACCGCGAGCAGGATGTGCAGTGGGCCGATCACATCATGGTCGAGCCGGATTGCCTGGCGTTTCGCCTCGAACTCGACTCCGACCAGGATCGGGCCGAGGCGGCTGAGTCGAGATGCGCGCGCGGAAAACCGTCCCGCGAGTCGGTCGAGCAGCGACCCAGAGCCCGGCCAGAGCGCCAACCTTTCGTCGTCGAGGTCCGGATAGGGCTCGTCGGTCCTGCACATCGTCGGCTCGGCGCCCAACCGGTCAATGGCCGACAGCCGCGCGTACTCATAGGGGAATACATAGTGGGTCCCGTCGCAGCCGCGCAGCTGCAGCATGCCGAGCACGAGATGAGACAGGTTGGCGAACGGTACACGGTTGTCGCGCGCGGCATGCAGCGCGCCGGCCAGGGCCGTACGAACGCCATTCGTCCACGATGGGCGAGGGCGCGTGTCCTGCACGTCAGGCTTTCTGAGCCGCGTGTCCGGCCGGCGGTTGATTCTCCACTCGACCTCGCGCAGAATCGCTTGCACCTCCTGGTCGAACTCGCTGACCGACTCGGACAACAGTTCGCTGACTGATCGCCCGGCTGGGATCCGGCGCGGATCAGCAACCATCCGCATGAGGTTCGCACCGTTTGAGCCCGCAAGCAGCCACGGCGGGACCGACTTGGCGTAAAGCGCCACCCGGCACAGCAGGTCGAGGGTGCCGACGCTGCTCGCTCCGCGCCGCACCGCCGCTGAATACGCCTGCAGCAACACCCTCATCGGCATCGCGCCAAGCGCGATGAACGGTCGCTGCGCCTCGTGCGGCGGCATTGGCCCTCCATGTCCGGGACGGAATGGCGCCTCGATAACTGACTGGCGCAATGGTGCCTCTGCAACGGGATGTAGAAGGCAGGCTCAGGCCGTAGAAGAGAACGCCTACGATCGAGGCTTCCATGATCGTGAACCGTAGACGTCGACTGTCGGTGGCGCTACAGCCATCCGTACAGCCAAGACCACCGCCTCACGCCGCCGATGCCCGACGACAACAGACGTCCTGACCACGGCTGCAACAGCCTGGACAGCAATCCGCAACCCTTCTCTGGTCCCGAGGCCGCAGGTTCGAATCCTGCCGGGCGCACACCATCACCCAGGATCAGCAGCTTGTCGCCCCCGGGCTGTTGGCCGCCTCTTCGCGGTACCGCCTGATCCACTGCCGGTTGAGTTCGTCGGCCTGGCGCTGATGGCGGGCCACGATCGTGCGCCCCGCCGGCAGGGCGAGCCCGAGAAAGTCGAGAACGGGCTGCGTAGTGGCGACCATGTCCGTGTCGAGTTCCTCGTAGCGCACGGCGTGCGGTTGGATCCCCCACGAGGTGAACCACGACTCCCAGGCCGCGTTGTGCTCTTTGATCGTTTCGATGAGGTGCGTGATGCCGTCCGCGTCGAAGCGAGGTGCCTGCCCGTTGCCGGCGTCGCCGCCGATCTCTCCGTTGCCGCCGATGAACCACGTGGCCGTCTGCTCGGCGCGCCTGCACGTAGTCCGCGTAGTTGAACCCACCCTCGGCGGTGCGGCGGATCTGCCAGCGGTCGACCCACAGCGGTTCATCCGGCGCGCGGACCGCCCTGCGGATGACCGGCGACACCCGTGGACTCCAACAACCCGAGCAGTTCTGAGCAGTAGTGAACTGTCCGTGCGCGGGTGCCGCAGATAAACTACAAGTCGACACGATCGGAGAGATCCCGCATGCCGCACATAGTCGCAACCAATGCCCGGCAAATTCGTGGATTGCCCGGCTTGATGTGGTTGGTGTAGACGTGCCTGTGCTGGTGGTAGCAGGCGGGCATGACGGTTCAGATAGTCATCGAGGTCC
The nucleotide sequence above comes from Micromonospora sp. NBC_00389. Encoded proteins:
- a CDS encoding Clp protease N-terminal domain-containing protein; translated protein: MPPHEAQRPFIALGAMPMRVLLQAYSAAVRRGASSVGTLDLLCRVALYAKSVPPWLLAGSNGANLMRMVADPRRIPAGRSVSELLSESVSEFDQEVQAILREVEWRINRRPDTRLRKPDVQDTRPRPSWTNGVRTALAGALHAARDNRVPFANLSHLVLGMLQLRGCDGTHYVFPYEYARLSAIDRLGAEPTMCRTDEPYPDLDDERLALWPGSGSLLDRLAGRFSARASRLSRLGPILVGVEFEAKRQAIRLDHDVIGPLHILLAVLTHDASLEAARVRVPAHHSSRNQGSAVLRIHGVDADRLRLLAARRGGPEEPPAEVLTKQLSSQRPGDPFTGTDVVTAMARAMEISLAYRHPDTGTSHLLLALIEDDAGDGSAILRDLSVDPRALRARVEQDLRAAPAAW
- a CDS encoding Stf0 family sulfotransferase — encoded protein: MNRCGSTAGRSAAPPRVGSTTRTTCRRAEQTATWFIGGNGEIGGDAGNGQAPRFDADGITHLIETIKEHNAAWESWFTSWGIQPHAVRYEELDTDMVATTQPVLDFLGLALPAGRTIVARHQRQADELNRQWIRRYREEAANSPGATSC